Proteins encoded together in one Monomorium pharaonis isolate MP-MQ-018 chromosome 8, ASM1337386v2, whole genome shotgun sequence window:
- the LOC105832968 gene encoding dipeptidyl aminopeptidase-like protein 6 isoform X1, whose amino-acid sequence MADHDNIYDDEELVSTNPNQRNWRGILIALLVIVAVLALIVTSVALLTPPDDGPRVRGTRLRLSEVLSGELSPLLFNGSWASNRHICYRDIWGGISLLDVSNMISRSLMPNETFRRLNPVTFSLSPDHRFLLLAQNVKKLFHHSYLAQYVVYDLNTRECIVLTPYPEKDSHPYLLLAQWTPRGHGLVMVQDYDIYYITSPISNTAYRVTNTAVPGILSNGVPDWLYEEEILRCGKAIWMSPDGHMMLYASFNDSNVEEMHISWFGEGNKALYPDIRSLRYPKPGTPNPSIQLYVADLADAKNIRTRIVKPPPIIEHTDHYFSTASWISLTEVCITWLTRAQNFSVITICKSPMWHCQEIQRISGENRGWVDTPPEAPLFSTNSTSYIAISPVKDGPAGYYKHIIWANVLRKQVVPLTHGKFEVDRLLAWDQANNTIYFIGIPYMRPGQRHLYRVSSTLPQTGSPLRPAICLTCTISSDMTNSDESEYRTSSSNWQTGLTNRNEWHDHYKISTDNINSKEHRQAKDITKKDKLKKRNALKSGDPPCQYHHAIFPPADFKYFVLECLGPGIPTVGLYKMELGIPRLIATLQNNTLLREKIGNIALPQVKTFPVQISGGYNAQVRLHLPPGLREDEITRYPLVVQVYGAPGSQLVTEKFEVDWNTYLASRRNIIVAQIDGRGSGGQGYKLLHEVYYRLGSVEVADQLEVTEYLRDSLHFVDKRRVAVWGWSYGGFVAALVLAHPEQKVFQCGISVAPIVSWQLYDSAYAERYMGLPNVTSNYKGYTESNVYDKVKYLRDKMFYLIHGTADDNVQFQHSMALAHYLAKEGILFRQQVYPDVSHGLVGVRGHLYLSMGQFLEDCFQKQVPADTKAGLGSGGSGGMY is encoded by the exons GAGCTAGTTTCAACGAATCCAAATCAAAGGAATTGGCGTGGGATTTTAATAGCATTGCTCGTGATCGTCGCGGTCCTAGCTCTTATTGTCACATCTGTAGCTTTGCTCACACCTCCTGATGATGGCCCTAGAGTACGAGGGACACGATTACGTCTTTCTGAA GTGCTCTCTGGTGAATTGTCTCCTTTATTGTTTAATGGATCTTGGGCGAGTAACCGCCATATATGTTATCGAGATATTTGGGGTGGTATTTCTTTGTTAGATGTTTCGAACATGATATCGCGTAGTTTAATGCCAAACGAGACATTC AGACGATTGAATCCAGTGACATTCTCTTTATCGCCGGATCATCGGTTCTTGCTTCTTgctcaaaatgtaaaaaaactatttcacCATTCATATTTAGCACAATATGTCGTTTATGATCTCAATACACG aGAGTGCATAGTGTTAACACCTTATCCTGAGAAAGACAGTCATCCGTATCTTCTATTAGCACAATGGACTCCACGTGGACATGGACTTGTCATGGTACAGGACTacgatatttattacataacaaGTCCCATTAGTAATACTGCGTATCGTGTAACGAATACTGCAGTGCCCGGTATATTGTCCAATGGCGTACCAGATTGGTTGTATGAAG AGGAAATATTGCGTTGTGGAAAGGCAATCTGGATGTCGCCAGATGGTCACATGATGCTTTATGCCTCATTTAATGATTCTAACGTAGAAGAGATGCATATTTCATGGTTTGGAGAGGGAAACAAAGCCTTATACCCTGATATACGATCTCTACGATATCCTAAG CCAGGAACACCAAATCCTTCTATACAATTGTACGTTGCCGATTTAGCTGATGCGAAAAATATTCGTACGAGGATAGTGAAGCCACCACCAATTATCGAGCATAC GGACCATTATTTCTCAACTGCTTCTTGGATATCGCTCACGGAAGTTTGCATAACATGGTTGACGCGTgctcaaaatttttcagtaattACCATCTGTAAAAGTCCAATGTGGCACTGTCAG gaAATACAAAGGATATCGGGCGAGAATCGTGGATGGGTGGACACTCCACCTGAAGCTCCTCTCTTTTCAACGAATAGTACCAGTTACATTGCAATAAGTCCCGTGAAAGATGGACCGGCGGGATATTATAAGCACATAATTTGGGCTAATGTGCTTCGAAAACAAGTAGTGCCTTTGACGCATGGAAAGTTTGAAGTCGATAGACTTTTAGCATGGGACCAAGCGAATAATACTAT ATATTTCATCGGTATACCGTATATGAGACCGGGTCAGAGACACCTCTATCGTGTAAGCTCCACTCTTCCACAAACGGGATCGCCTTTGCGTCCTGCCATATGCCTCACATGCACGATCTCATCTGACATGACAAACAGTGATGAAAGCGAGTATCGGACTAGTTCTTCAAATTGGCAAACTGGTCTTACGAATCGAAATGAATGGCATGACCactataaaatttcaactgACAATATCAATAGCAAGGAACACCGTCAAGCAAAAGATATTACCAAAAAAGACAAGTTAAAAAAGAGGAATGCTTTAA AAAGCGGTGATCCACCTTGTCAATATCACCACGCGATCTTCCCGCCCGcggattttaaatatttcgttcTCGAGTGCCTTGGACCTGGTATACCCACCGTGGGTCTTTACAAAATGGAATTGGGAATCCCGCGACTCATTGCAACATTGCAGAATAACACGTTGTTGCGC GAAAAAATAGGAAACATCGCACTTCCGCAAGTAAAAACCTTCCCTGTACAGATAAGTGGCGGCTACAACGCTCAGGTGAGATTGCATCTTCCACCCGGGTTAAGAGAAGATGAAATTACGCGTTACCCGTTGGTTGTTCAAGT atatgGTGCTCCTGGATCCCAATTAGTCACTGAGAAGTTTGAAGTAGACTGGAACACATACTTGGCTAGTCGGAGGAATATTATTGTCGCACAGATCGATGGCAGAGGAAGCGGAGGACAAGGTTATAAATTGCTTCATGAAGTTTATTATAGATTAGGTTCCGTAGAAGTGGCTGATCAACTCGAAGTTACAGA ATACTTAAGGGACTCACTGCATTTCGTGGATAAACGAAGAGTCGCCGTATGGGGATGGAGCTATGGTGGTTTCGTTGCTGCTCTTGTCCTAGCTCATCCGGAACAAAAGGTGTTCCAGTGTGGAATAAGCGTTGCGCCTATTGTTTCATGGCAACTTTACG ATTCTGCGTATGCCGAGAGGTACATGGGATTACCGAACGTGACATCTAATTACAAAGGTTACACCGAATCTAATGTTTATGACAAAGTAAAGTATCTTCGTGATAAGATGTTTTACTTGATACACGGAACTGCGGATGATAATGTTCAATTCCAACACTCCATGGCACTTGCTCATTATCTTGCTAAAGAAGGCATACTTTTTCGACAACAG GTTTATCCGGATGTGAGCCATGGTTTGGTGGGCGTAAGAGGACATTTGTATCTCTCCATGGGACAGTTCTTGGAAGACTGTTTTCAAAAACAAGTACCTGCCGACACGAAAGCTGGACTTGGCAGTGGCGGTTCTGGTGGCATGTACTAA
- the LOC105832968 gene encoding dipeptidyl aminopeptidase-like protein 6 isoform X2 — protein sequence MADHDNIYDDELVSTNPNQRNWRGILIALLVIVAVLALIVTSVALLTPPDDGPRVRGTRLRLSEVLSGELSPLLFNGSWASNRHICYRDIWGGISLLDVSNMISRSLMPNETFRRLNPVTFSLSPDHRFLLLAQNVKKLFHHSYLAQYVVYDLNTRECIVLTPYPEKDSHPYLLLAQWTPRGHGLVMVQDYDIYYITSPISNTAYRVTNTAVPGILSNGVPDWLYEEEILRCGKAIWMSPDGHMMLYASFNDSNVEEMHISWFGEGNKALYPDIRSLRYPKPGTPNPSIQLYVADLADAKNIRTRIVKPPPIIEHTDHYFSTASWISLTEVCITWLTRAQNFSVITICKSPMWHCQEIQRISGENRGWVDTPPEAPLFSTNSTSYIAISPVKDGPAGYYKHIIWANVLRKQVVPLTHGKFEVDRLLAWDQANNTIYFIGIPYMRPGQRHLYRVSSTLPQTGSPLRPAICLTCTISSDMTNSDESEYRTSSSNWQTGLTNRNEWHDHYKISTDNINSKEHRQAKDITKKDKLKKRNALKSGDPPCQYHHAIFPPADFKYFVLECLGPGIPTVGLYKMELGIPRLIATLQNNTLLREKIGNIALPQVKTFPVQISGGYNAQVRLHLPPGLREDEITRYPLVVQVYGAPGSQLVTEKFEVDWNTYLASRRNIIVAQIDGRGSGGQGYKLLHEVYYRLGSVEVADQLEVTEYLRDSLHFVDKRRVAVWGWSYGGFVAALVLAHPEQKVFQCGISVAPIVSWQLYDSAYAERYMGLPNVTSNYKGYTESNVYDKVKYLRDKMFYLIHGTADDNVQFQHSMALAHYLAKEGILFRQQVYPDVSHGLVGVRGHLYLSMGQFLEDCFQKQVPADTKAGLGSGGSGGMY from the exons CTAGTTTCAACGAATCCAAATCAAAGGAATTGGCGTGGGATTTTAATAGCATTGCTCGTGATCGTCGCGGTCCTAGCTCTTATTGTCACATCTGTAGCTTTGCTCACACCTCCTGATGATGGCCCTAGAGTACGAGGGACACGATTACGTCTTTCTGAA GTGCTCTCTGGTGAATTGTCTCCTTTATTGTTTAATGGATCTTGGGCGAGTAACCGCCATATATGTTATCGAGATATTTGGGGTGGTATTTCTTTGTTAGATGTTTCGAACATGATATCGCGTAGTTTAATGCCAAACGAGACATTC AGACGATTGAATCCAGTGACATTCTCTTTATCGCCGGATCATCGGTTCTTGCTTCTTgctcaaaatgtaaaaaaactatttcacCATTCATATTTAGCACAATATGTCGTTTATGATCTCAATACACG aGAGTGCATAGTGTTAACACCTTATCCTGAGAAAGACAGTCATCCGTATCTTCTATTAGCACAATGGACTCCACGTGGACATGGACTTGTCATGGTACAGGACTacgatatttattacataacaaGTCCCATTAGTAATACTGCGTATCGTGTAACGAATACTGCAGTGCCCGGTATATTGTCCAATGGCGTACCAGATTGGTTGTATGAAG AGGAAATATTGCGTTGTGGAAAGGCAATCTGGATGTCGCCAGATGGTCACATGATGCTTTATGCCTCATTTAATGATTCTAACGTAGAAGAGATGCATATTTCATGGTTTGGAGAGGGAAACAAAGCCTTATACCCTGATATACGATCTCTACGATATCCTAAG CCAGGAACACCAAATCCTTCTATACAATTGTACGTTGCCGATTTAGCTGATGCGAAAAATATTCGTACGAGGATAGTGAAGCCACCACCAATTATCGAGCATAC GGACCATTATTTCTCAACTGCTTCTTGGATATCGCTCACGGAAGTTTGCATAACATGGTTGACGCGTgctcaaaatttttcagtaattACCATCTGTAAAAGTCCAATGTGGCACTGTCAG gaAATACAAAGGATATCGGGCGAGAATCGTGGATGGGTGGACACTCCACCTGAAGCTCCTCTCTTTTCAACGAATAGTACCAGTTACATTGCAATAAGTCCCGTGAAAGATGGACCGGCGGGATATTATAAGCACATAATTTGGGCTAATGTGCTTCGAAAACAAGTAGTGCCTTTGACGCATGGAAAGTTTGAAGTCGATAGACTTTTAGCATGGGACCAAGCGAATAATACTAT ATATTTCATCGGTATACCGTATATGAGACCGGGTCAGAGACACCTCTATCGTGTAAGCTCCACTCTTCCACAAACGGGATCGCCTTTGCGTCCTGCCATATGCCTCACATGCACGATCTCATCTGACATGACAAACAGTGATGAAAGCGAGTATCGGACTAGTTCTTCAAATTGGCAAACTGGTCTTACGAATCGAAATGAATGGCATGACCactataaaatttcaactgACAATATCAATAGCAAGGAACACCGTCAAGCAAAAGATATTACCAAAAAAGACAAGTTAAAAAAGAGGAATGCTTTAA AAAGCGGTGATCCACCTTGTCAATATCACCACGCGATCTTCCCGCCCGcggattttaaatatttcgttcTCGAGTGCCTTGGACCTGGTATACCCACCGTGGGTCTTTACAAAATGGAATTGGGAATCCCGCGACTCATTGCAACATTGCAGAATAACACGTTGTTGCGC GAAAAAATAGGAAACATCGCACTTCCGCAAGTAAAAACCTTCCCTGTACAGATAAGTGGCGGCTACAACGCTCAGGTGAGATTGCATCTTCCACCCGGGTTAAGAGAAGATGAAATTACGCGTTACCCGTTGGTTGTTCAAGT atatgGTGCTCCTGGATCCCAATTAGTCACTGAGAAGTTTGAAGTAGACTGGAACACATACTTGGCTAGTCGGAGGAATATTATTGTCGCACAGATCGATGGCAGAGGAAGCGGAGGACAAGGTTATAAATTGCTTCATGAAGTTTATTATAGATTAGGTTCCGTAGAAGTGGCTGATCAACTCGAAGTTACAGA ATACTTAAGGGACTCACTGCATTTCGTGGATAAACGAAGAGTCGCCGTATGGGGATGGAGCTATGGTGGTTTCGTTGCTGCTCTTGTCCTAGCTCATCCGGAACAAAAGGTGTTCCAGTGTGGAATAAGCGTTGCGCCTATTGTTTCATGGCAACTTTACG ATTCTGCGTATGCCGAGAGGTACATGGGATTACCGAACGTGACATCTAATTACAAAGGTTACACCGAATCTAATGTTTATGACAAAGTAAAGTATCTTCGTGATAAGATGTTTTACTTGATACACGGAACTGCGGATGATAATGTTCAATTCCAACACTCCATGGCACTTGCTCATTATCTTGCTAAAGAAGGCATACTTTTTCGACAACAG GTTTATCCGGATGTGAGCCATGGTTTGGTGGGCGTAAGAGGACATTTGTATCTCTCCATGGGACAGTTCTTGGAAGACTGTTTTCAAAAACAAGTACCTGCCGACACGAAAGCTGGACTTGGCAGTGGCGGTTCTGGTGGCATGTACTAA
- the LOC105832968 gene encoding prolyl endopeptidase FAP isoform X4 encodes MMALEYEGHDYVFLKECIVLTPYPEKDSHPYLLLAQWTPRGHGLVMVQDYDIYYITSPISNTAYRVTNTAVPGILSNGVPDWLYEEEILRCGKAIWMSPDGHMMLYASFNDSNVEEMHISWFGEGNKALYPDIRSLRYPKPGTPNPSIQLYVADLADAKNIRTRIVKPPPIIEHTDHYFSTASWISLTEVCITWLTRAQNFSVITICKSPMWHCQEIQRISGENRGWVDTPPEAPLFSTNSTSYIAISPVKDGPAGYYKHIIWANVLRKQVVPLTHGKFEVDRLLAWDQANNTIYFIGIPYMRPGQRHLYRVSSTLPQTGSPLRPAICLTCTISSDMTNSDESEYRTSSSNWQTGLTNRNEWHDHYKISTDNINSKEHRQAKDITKKDKLKKRNALKSGDPPCQYHHAIFPPADFKYFVLECLGPGIPTVGLYKMELGIPRLIATLQNNTLLREKIGNIALPQVKTFPVQISGGYNAQVRLHLPPGLREDEITRYPLVVQVYGAPGSQLVTEKFEVDWNTYLASRRNIIVAQIDGRGSGGQGYKLLHEVYYRLGSVEVADQLEVTEYLRDSLHFVDKRRVAVWGWSYGGFVAALVLAHPEQKVFQCGISVAPIVSWQLYDSAYAERYMGLPNVTSNYKGYTESNVYDKVKYLRDKMFYLIHGTADDNVQFQHSMALAHYLAKEGILFRQQVYPDVSHGLVGVRGHLYLSMGQFLEDCFQKQVPADTKAGLGSGGSGGMY; translated from the exons ATGATGGCCCTAGAGTACGAGGGACACGATTACGTCTTTCTGAA aGAGTGCATAGTGTTAACACCTTATCCTGAGAAAGACAGTCATCCGTATCTTCTATTAGCACAATGGACTCCACGTGGACATGGACTTGTCATGGTACAGGACTacgatatttattacataacaaGTCCCATTAGTAATACTGCGTATCGTGTAACGAATACTGCAGTGCCCGGTATATTGTCCAATGGCGTACCAGATTGGTTGTATGAAG AGGAAATATTGCGTTGTGGAAAGGCAATCTGGATGTCGCCAGATGGTCACATGATGCTTTATGCCTCATTTAATGATTCTAACGTAGAAGAGATGCATATTTCATGGTTTGGAGAGGGAAACAAAGCCTTATACCCTGATATACGATCTCTACGATATCCTAAG CCAGGAACACCAAATCCTTCTATACAATTGTACGTTGCCGATTTAGCTGATGCGAAAAATATTCGTACGAGGATAGTGAAGCCACCACCAATTATCGAGCATAC GGACCATTATTTCTCAACTGCTTCTTGGATATCGCTCACGGAAGTTTGCATAACATGGTTGACGCGTgctcaaaatttttcagtaattACCATCTGTAAAAGTCCAATGTGGCACTGTCAG gaAATACAAAGGATATCGGGCGAGAATCGTGGATGGGTGGACACTCCACCTGAAGCTCCTCTCTTTTCAACGAATAGTACCAGTTACATTGCAATAAGTCCCGTGAAAGATGGACCGGCGGGATATTATAAGCACATAATTTGGGCTAATGTGCTTCGAAAACAAGTAGTGCCTTTGACGCATGGAAAGTTTGAAGTCGATAGACTTTTAGCATGGGACCAAGCGAATAATACTAT ATATTTCATCGGTATACCGTATATGAGACCGGGTCAGAGACACCTCTATCGTGTAAGCTCCACTCTTCCACAAACGGGATCGCCTTTGCGTCCTGCCATATGCCTCACATGCACGATCTCATCTGACATGACAAACAGTGATGAAAGCGAGTATCGGACTAGTTCTTCAAATTGGCAAACTGGTCTTACGAATCGAAATGAATGGCATGACCactataaaatttcaactgACAATATCAATAGCAAGGAACACCGTCAAGCAAAAGATATTACCAAAAAAGACAAGTTAAAAAAGAGGAATGCTTTAA AAAGCGGTGATCCACCTTGTCAATATCACCACGCGATCTTCCCGCCCGcggattttaaatatttcgttcTCGAGTGCCTTGGACCTGGTATACCCACCGTGGGTCTTTACAAAATGGAATTGGGAATCCCGCGACTCATTGCAACATTGCAGAATAACACGTTGTTGCGC GAAAAAATAGGAAACATCGCACTTCCGCAAGTAAAAACCTTCCCTGTACAGATAAGTGGCGGCTACAACGCTCAGGTGAGATTGCATCTTCCACCCGGGTTAAGAGAAGATGAAATTACGCGTTACCCGTTGGTTGTTCAAGT atatgGTGCTCCTGGATCCCAATTAGTCACTGAGAAGTTTGAAGTAGACTGGAACACATACTTGGCTAGTCGGAGGAATATTATTGTCGCACAGATCGATGGCAGAGGAAGCGGAGGACAAGGTTATAAATTGCTTCATGAAGTTTATTATAGATTAGGTTCCGTAGAAGTGGCTGATCAACTCGAAGTTACAGA ATACTTAAGGGACTCACTGCATTTCGTGGATAAACGAAGAGTCGCCGTATGGGGATGGAGCTATGGTGGTTTCGTTGCTGCTCTTGTCCTAGCTCATCCGGAACAAAAGGTGTTCCAGTGTGGAATAAGCGTTGCGCCTATTGTTTCATGGCAACTTTACG ATTCTGCGTATGCCGAGAGGTACATGGGATTACCGAACGTGACATCTAATTACAAAGGTTACACCGAATCTAATGTTTATGACAAAGTAAAGTATCTTCGTGATAAGATGTTTTACTTGATACACGGAACTGCGGATGATAATGTTCAATTCCAACACTCCATGGCACTTGCTCATTATCTTGCTAAAGAAGGCATACTTTTTCGACAACAG GTTTATCCGGATGTGAGCCATGGTTTGGTGGGCGTAAGAGGACATTTGTATCTCTCCATGGGACAGTTCTTGGAAGACTGTTTTCAAAAACAAGTACCTGCCGACACGAAAGCTGGACTTGGCAGTGGCGGTTCTGGTGGCATGTACTAA
- the LOC105832968 gene encoding dipeptidyl aminopeptidase-like protein 6 isoform X3: MISRSLMPNETFRRLNPVTFSLSPDHRFLLLAQNVKKLFHHSYLAQYVVYDLNTRECIVLTPYPEKDSHPYLLLAQWTPRGHGLVMVQDYDIYYITSPISNTAYRVTNTAVPGILSNGVPDWLYEEEILRCGKAIWMSPDGHMMLYASFNDSNVEEMHISWFGEGNKALYPDIRSLRYPKPGTPNPSIQLYVADLADAKNIRTRIVKPPPIIEHTDHYFSTASWISLTEVCITWLTRAQNFSVITICKSPMWHCQEIQRISGENRGWVDTPPEAPLFSTNSTSYIAISPVKDGPAGYYKHIIWANVLRKQVVPLTHGKFEVDRLLAWDQANNTIYFIGIPYMRPGQRHLYRVSSTLPQTGSPLRPAICLTCTISSDMTNSDESEYRTSSSNWQTGLTNRNEWHDHYKISTDNINSKEHRQAKDITKKDKLKKRNALKSGDPPCQYHHAIFPPADFKYFVLECLGPGIPTVGLYKMELGIPRLIATLQNNTLLREKIGNIALPQVKTFPVQISGGYNAQVRLHLPPGLREDEITRYPLVVQVYGAPGSQLVTEKFEVDWNTYLASRRNIIVAQIDGRGSGGQGYKLLHEVYYRLGSVEVADQLEVTEYLRDSLHFVDKRRVAVWGWSYGGFVAALVLAHPEQKVFQCGISVAPIVSWQLYDSAYAERYMGLPNVTSNYKGYTESNVYDKVKYLRDKMFYLIHGTADDNVQFQHSMALAHYLAKEGILFRQQVYPDVSHGLVGVRGHLYLSMGQFLEDCFQKQVPADTKAGLGSGGSGGMY; the protein is encoded by the exons ATGATATCGCGTAGTTTAATGCCAAACGAGACATTC AGACGATTGAATCCAGTGACATTCTCTTTATCGCCGGATCATCGGTTCTTGCTTCTTgctcaaaatgtaaaaaaactatttcacCATTCATATTTAGCACAATATGTCGTTTATGATCTCAATACACG aGAGTGCATAGTGTTAACACCTTATCCTGAGAAAGACAGTCATCCGTATCTTCTATTAGCACAATGGACTCCACGTGGACATGGACTTGTCATGGTACAGGACTacgatatttattacataacaaGTCCCATTAGTAATACTGCGTATCGTGTAACGAATACTGCAGTGCCCGGTATATTGTCCAATGGCGTACCAGATTGGTTGTATGAAG AGGAAATATTGCGTTGTGGAAAGGCAATCTGGATGTCGCCAGATGGTCACATGATGCTTTATGCCTCATTTAATGATTCTAACGTAGAAGAGATGCATATTTCATGGTTTGGAGAGGGAAACAAAGCCTTATACCCTGATATACGATCTCTACGATATCCTAAG CCAGGAACACCAAATCCTTCTATACAATTGTACGTTGCCGATTTAGCTGATGCGAAAAATATTCGTACGAGGATAGTGAAGCCACCACCAATTATCGAGCATAC GGACCATTATTTCTCAACTGCTTCTTGGATATCGCTCACGGAAGTTTGCATAACATGGTTGACGCGTgctcaaaatttttcagtaattACCATCTGTAAAAGTCCAATGTGGCACTGTCAG gaAATACAAAGGATATCGGGCGAGAATCGTGGATGGGTGGACACTCCACCTGAAGCTCCTCTCTTTTCAACGAATAGTACCAGTTACATTGCAATAAGTCCCGTGAAAGATGGACCGGCGGGATATTATAAGCACATAATTTGGGCTAATGTGCTTCGAAAACAAGTAGTGCCTTTGACGCATGGAAAGTTTGAAGTCGATAGACTTTTAGCATGGGACCAAGCGAATAATACTAT ATATTTCATCGGTATACCGTATATGAGACCGGGTCAGAGACACCTCTATCGTGTAAGCTCCACTCTTCCACAAACGGGATCGCCTTTGCGTCCTGCCATATGCCTCACATGCACGATCTCATCTGACATGACAAACAGTGATGAAAGCGAGTATCGGACTAGTTCTTCAAATTGGCAAACTGGTCTTACGAATCGAAATGAATGGCATGACCactataaaatttcaactgACAATATCAATAGCAAGGAACACCGTCAAGCAAAAGATATTACCAAAAAAGACAAGTTAAAAAAGAGGAATGCTTTAA AAAGCGGTGATCCACCTTGTCAATATCACCACGCGATCTTCCCGCCCGcggattttaaatatttcgttcTCGAGTGCCTTGGACCTGGTATACCCACCGTGGGTCTTTACAAAATGGAATTGGGAATCCCGCGACTCATTGCAACATTGCAGAATAACACGTTGTTGCGC GAAAAAATAGGAAACATCGCACTTCCGCAAGTAAAAACCTTCCCTGTACAGATAAGTGGCGGCTACAACGCTCAGGTGAGATTGCATCTTCCACCCGGGTTAAGAGAAGATGAAATTACGCGTTACCCGTTGGTTGTTCAAGT atatgGTGCTCCTGGATCCCAATTAGTCACTGAGAAGTTTGAAGTAGACTGGAACACATACTTGGCTAGTCGGAGGAATATTATTGTCGCACAGATCGATGGCAGAGGAAGCGGAGGACAAGGTTATAAATTGCTTCATGAAGTTTATTATAGATTAGGTTCCGTAGAAGTGGCTGATCAACTCGAAGTTACAGA ATACTTAAGGGACTCACTGCATTTCGTGGATAAACGAAGAGTCGCCGTATGGGGATGGAGCTATGGTGGTTTCGTTGCTGCTCTTGTCCTAGCTCATCCGGAACAAAAGGTGTTCCAGTGTGGAATAAGCGTTGCGCCTATTGTTTCATGGCAACTTTACG ATTCTGCGTATGCCGAGAGGTACATGGGATTACCGAACGTGACATCTAATTACAAAGGTTACACCGAATCTAATGTTTATGACAAAGTAAAGTATCTTCGTGATAAGATGTTTTACTTGATACACGGAACTGCGGATGATAATGTTCAATTCCAACACTCCATGGCACTTGCTCATTATCTTGCTAAAGAAGGCATACTTTTTCGACAACAG GTTTATCCGGATGTGAGCCATGGTTTGGTGGGCGTAAGAGGACATTTGTATCTCTCCATGGGACAGTTCTTGGAAGACTGTTTTCAAAAACAAGTACCTGCCGACACGAAAGCTGGACTTGGCAGTGGCGGTTCTGGTGGCATGTACTAA